The genomic interval CGCGGATGGCCTTGCGGAACACGCCCAGGTCCATCGACTCGTTCGGGCCGTGCGCGCCGGTCTTCGGATCCATCACGCCGTTCAGGATGAGCGGCAGGTCCGAGAAGCGCCGGCCGAACATCGCCACGAAGGGGATCGATCCGCCCACGCCGATCGAGAGCAGCTTCTGGCCCCACGCCTTCTCGTACGCGCGGTCCGCGGCCGGAAACGCTGGGCCCTTCGGCTCGTAGAGCCAGCTGTCGCCGCCCCCGAGCTTCTTCACCGTGACCTTCACCCCGCCCGTCGGCTTCGTGGTCAGCGCCTCCTCGATCAACGCGAAGAGCTCCTCGCCCGTTTGCCCGGGAGCGACGCGGCACGAGAGCTTCGCCGACGCCTTTCCGCGCACGGCGTTCTTCTCGCGGCCAGGGGCGGGCAGCGTGGTGCTGAGGATGGTCACCGCGGGCTGACGCCACACCCACTCGGCGGGGGTCTTGTCGCGGTCGGGGAGCGGGTCGACGCCGTCGAGCACGCGCGCCCCGTCCCGGATCACCGCGGCGTTCAGGGGCACGTCGCGCGACGCCTCCCGCCACTCGGCCGGCACCTCGACGCGGCCGATCTTCATGCGCCCGTCCTCGTCGACGAGCCGGCTGATCAGGGTCACGAGCGCGATCGCCGGGTCCGGGACGACGTTGCCCCAGAGCCCGCTGTGCACGTCGGCGGCGAGGCTCTCGCAGGTGAGCTCCACCTCGAGCAGCCCGCGGAGCGACACGGTCAGGCCGGGGATCTCCGTGGACGGGTTCTCGCAGTCCGTCAGCACCATCACGTCGGACGCGAAGGCCTCGGGGTAGGTGTCCATGAAGCGCTCGAGGTTGGGCGAGCCGATCTCCTCCTCACCCTCGATGAGGAGCTTCACGTTGACGGGCAGCGCGCCGGTCTCCGCGAGCCACGCCTTCATCGCGGCGAGGTGCGAGACCCAGCCGCCCATGTCGTCGGCCGAGCCCCGCCCGTAGAGGCGTCCGTCGATCGCCTTCGCCTCGTGCGGCGGCGTGTCCCAGGGCTCGCCGGCCACGGGCTGGAGATCGAGGTGCCCGTAGATCAGCACGGTCGGCTTGCCGGGCCCCGCCTTCATGAGCTCGGCCGCGACGCAGGGGAGCGCGTCCGGCAGCTCGAGCAGGCGCGCCTCGTCCATGCCGAGGGCGGCGAGGTCGTCACGGATTCGCTCGGCGAGCTTCTTCACGTCGGGCGCGTGCTCGGGCTCGCAGCTGATGGCGGGGATGCGCAGGTACTCGGTGAGCTGCGCGAGGGTCTCGTCGAACTCTCGGTCGGCCCGGGCGGCCACGGCGTCGGCGTCGGTCATTCGTTCTCCGTCGAGCTGTCTCGCTCGCGTCTGCAGAGCGTGAACCAGTAGTCGAGCAAGAGGTCGCCCTTGGCGTCCTCCCGCGACGCGCGCCCGATGCTGACGTGCGTCGAGACGCGCCGCATGAAGTCACGCGTGTTCAAATACACGAGTCGTTGCAGCCCCTGCGAGTTGGGGACCACGTCGGGCCAGCCGCGCGGGACGTCACCGCCGGGGATCTGGTGATAGTCGACGACCACCCCGCCACGGCGCTCCCATTCATCGCGCCCGTCGGTCTCGTAGGCGACGAAGTAGCCGGGCTTGATGAACCACGCGTTGGACGCGTTGTAGCCGATGAGCCGGTCCGCCCCCTCGGTGGGACGGGCGAAGCGCTTCTGGAAGCGCTGAAAATGCGCGAGCGTCGCGATGGTGTTGCGCCCCGCGTGGTGCACGGGCCGGAGCGGGGGCGCCGCCTCCGGGACGAAATGACCCAGCCGGATCGGCGCCGCGTCGGCCGCGATGTCGAAGAGCTCGGCCTGCTCTCCGCGACGCAGCGTGGTGACCTCCTCCTCGCGACGCGTCGATGGGAGCGCGTCGAGGTAGTCGCCGAGGGCGTCCACCGAGGCTCCTTCGCGGATCAAGCGCACCAGCTCCGTCATCGTGGCCGGTGTGACACCGGACCGTGCCGGGACGCAAGGAGGGATCGCAGACCGGGGGCGTCCTTCGCCACGGCTGGGGCGAGAAGGCGACGGCCGGCGCCGCGAGGCCGCGCGAAGCGACTGGCACGACCCGTGAGTGCTCTGAGAGGACAACCGCTTTTTTGACCGGCGATTCGAAAACGGAGTAGCGCTAGGGCGAGGCGTGCTCCAGACGAAGTGATTCGCCGCACGCCGGGAGGTCCAGATGCCCCGAGCCACGATGCTCGCGCGGTGGCTCGTCTTCGGAGCCGCCGGCGC from Sandaracinaceae bacterium carries:
- a CDS encoding M20/M25/M40 family metallo-hydrolase, which gives rise to MTDADAVAARADREFDETLAQLTEYLRIPAISCEPEHAPDVKKLAERIRDDLAALGMDEARLLELPDALPCVAAELMKAGPGKPTVLIYGHLDLQPVAGEPWDTPPHEAKAIDGRLYGRGSADDMGGWVSHLAAMKAWLAETGALPVNVKLLIEGEEEIGSPNLERFMDTYPEAFASDVMVLTDCENPSTEIPGLTVSLRGLLEVELTCESLAADVHSGLWGNVVPDPAIALVTLISRLVDEDGRMKIGRVEVPAEWREASRDVPLNAAVIRDGARVLDGVDPLPDRDKTPAEWVWRQPAVTILSTTLPAPGREKNAVRGKASAKLSCRVAPGQTGEELFALIEEALTTKPTGGVKVTVKKLGGGDSWLYEPKGPAFPAADRAYEKAWGQKLLSIGVGGSIPFVAMFGRRFSDLPLILNGVMDPKTGAHGPNESMDLGVFRKAIRANVHLYAELGALDELAKG